From Alienimonas californiensis, a single genomic window includes:
- the pheT gene encoding phenylalanine--tRNA ligase subunit beta, whose amino-acid sequence MLVSRNWLSELVALPSDLDELTDRLTMSGLNLEGVEPFAGETGDDVVIDLEVTSNRGDCLGHVGVAREIAVLYGEKLNAPQGSPSPLGGASSSQASIPVEIQAPDLCPIYTARVIRGVKVGESPQWVKDRLAALGQRSVNNVADATNLAMLETGQPFHAFDLAKLKGGRIVVRRAEQGEPFTALDGKKYELPAGTGVIADEDHPVAVAGVMGSEDSEIGAGTTDVLLEAADFSPKMVRDAARGLNLLTAASHRFERGVDVSALNAHSLRCAALIIELAGGTLEEGVTIAGTPPTEPDSVPLRFHRVPALLGMAVSTEESEAILNRLGFETVERNDGSAAFRPPGWRRRDVTREADLIEEIARIHGYEQVPDDAVIPTAVAVTPVRDLVADVIRDTLVAYGAFEAYTLTFTSEQEANLFRPDGADSPKSRPLLTVAHSSRKRENVLRPSLLPGLVKARRENERKGNANVALFELASAYLAADPGDPAAEPSRLGFVCGWDFFQAKGVLETLLARLGVMAELTAEPCDHAPFAKGRAAELKLNGARWGWLGEGDEKILSANPWNLRGSVTLCELDLAPLEGLCEFVPQVSPPPQFPTVERDLNFVLDEATPWAALAAAARDAGGPLLRNVAFADQYRGDKLPAGKKSLVARLTFRSSDRTLTGEEVDAAVVQVVNAVSAAAGAELRE is encoded by the coding sequence ATGCTCGTCAGCCGCAACTGGCTCTCCGAACTCGTCGCGTTGCCGTCCGATCTGGACGAGCTGACGGACCGGCTCACGATGTCCGGGTTGAACCTGGAGGGCGTGGAGCCCTTCGCCGGCGAGACCGGCGACGACGTGGTGATCGACCTGGAGGTGACCAGCAACCGCGGCGACTGCCTCGGCCACGTCGGCGTCGCCCGCGAAATCGCCGTCCTCTACGGCGAAAAACTCAACGCCCCCCAAGGTTCGCCGTCGCCGTTAGGCGGCGCGAGTTCTTCTCAGGCCTCGATCCCCGTCGAGATCCAGGCCCCGGACCTCTGCCCGATCTACACCGCCCGCGTGATCCGCGGGGTGAAGGTCGGCGAGAGCCCCCAGTGGGTAAAGGACCGGCTGGCGGCACTGGGCCAGCGGAGCGTCAACAACGTCGCCGACGCCACCAACCTGGCGATGCTCGAAACCGGCCAGCCGTTCCACGCCTTCGACCTGGCGAAGCTGAAGGGCGGCCGCATCGTCGTCCGGCGGGCGGAGCAGGGCGAACCGTTCACCGCCCTCGACGGGAAGAAGTACGAACTGCCCGCCGGCACGGGCGTGATCGCCGACGAAGATCATCCCGTCGCCGTCGCCGGGGTGATGGGCTCCGAGGACAGCGAGATCGGCGCGGGCACGACCGACGTGCTGCTCGAAGCCGCCGATTTCAGCCCGAAGATGGTGCGGGACGCCGCCCGGGGGCTGAACCTGCTCACCGCCGCCAGCCATCGGTTCGAGCGCGGCGTCGACGTCTCCGCCCTGAACGCCCACAGCCTGCGGTGCGCGGCCCTCATCATCGAACTGGCCGGGGGGACGCTGGAGGAGGGCGTGACCATCGCCGGCACGCCGCCGACCGAGCCGGACTCGGTCCCGCTGCGGTTCCACCGCGTCCCGGCCCTGCTGGGCATGGCGGTGAGCACCGAGGAGAGCGAAGCGATCCTCAACCGCCTCGGCTTCGAGACAGTCGAGCGGAACGACGGCTCCGCCGCCTTCCGCCCCCCCGGTTGGCGCCGCCGCGACGTGACCCGCGAGGCGGACCTGATCGAGGAGATCGCCCGCATCCACGGCTATGAGCAGGTCCCCGACGACGCCGTCATCCCCACCGCCGTCGCCGTCACGCCGGTGCGGGACCTCGTCGCGGACGTGATCCGCGACACGCTGGTCGCCTACGGCGCCTTCGAGGCGTACACCCTCACTTTCACCTCGGAGCAGGAAGCGAACCTGTTCCGCCCGGACGGCGCCGATTCCCCAAAAAGCCGGCCCCTGCTCACCGTCGCGCACAGCAGCCGCAAGCGGGAGAACGTGCTGCGGCCCAGCCTGCTGCCCGGTCTGGTGAAGGCCCGGCGGGAGAACGAACGGAAGGGCAACGCGAACGTCGCCCTGTTCGAACTGGCCAGCGCCTACCTCGCCGCCGACCCCGGCGACCCGGCCGCGGAACCGTCCCGCCTCGGCTTCGTCTGCGGCTGGGACTTTTTCCAGGCGAAGGGCGTCTTGGAAACGCTGCTTGCGCGCCTCGGCGTGATGGCCGAACTGACCGCCGAACCCTGCGACCACGCCCCCTTCGCCAAAGGCCGGGCCGCCGAGTTGAAGCTGAACGGCGCCCGCTGGGGCTGGCTGGGGGAGGGGGACGAGAAGATTTTGTCGGCGAACCCGTGGAACCTCCGCGGGAGCGTGACGCTGTGCGAACTGGACCTCGCCCCGCTGGAGGGGCTGTGCGAGTTCGTCCCGCAGGTCAGCCCGCCGCCGCAGTTCCCGACGGTGGAGCGGGACCTGAACTTCGTGCTGGACGAGGCAACCCCCTGGGCCGCCCTCGCCGCCGCCGCCCGCGACGCCGGCGGTCCGCTGCTGCGGAACGTCGCCTTCGCCGACCAATACCGCGGCGACAAGCTGCCGGCCGGCAAGAAGAGCCTCGTCGCCCGCCTGACCTTCCGCTCATCCGACCGCACCCTCACCGGCGAAGAGGTCGACGCCGCCGTCGTCCAGGTGGTGAACGCCGTCAGCGCCGCCGCCGGGGCGGAGTTGCGGGAGTAG
- a CDS encoding hemolysin family protein: MEPPLLYAALTGAAAFVCGVFTQSLREFSRGKLHDLCTARGLDDRFGEVLKNRESVLVVTRAATFVLNAACLLLAAGGLGLPLPGHADEAVWRRWETWAEWAAFTAIAVLLLSVLPWTVARVTSEALLARAWPLASVLAKPFAPFVALSNYLDRTMHRLAGRADPDRDDASVLNDELKSVVDEGEREGLLEIDAGRMIRQVIELHDEDVAAVMTPRTAMDTVPATATLEEARELFMARGHSRLPVHGESLDDIRGVLYAKDLLASLGASRAGDGPVPSVAELAREPLFVPDATKLDTLLSRMKTEQTHLALVVDEYGGVAGLVTMEDLLEEIVGEIVDEHDPITEAETGIRRLSAPLPEGDGDPRDRRSRLRAAKVNGTPLPRSFEVEGWVRTDDFNETAGFSLPEDGDFDTLGGFVLSELTRVPNAGETFDWKGVRVTVLEADNRKVDLVRVEDAPPES; the protein is encoded by the coding sequence ATGGAACCCCCGTTGCTGTACGCCGCCCTGACCGGGGCGGCGGCGTTTGTCTGCGGCGTCTTCACGCAAAGTCTGCGGGAGTTTTCGCGCGGCAAACTCCACGACCTCTGCACCGCACGCGGCCTCGACGATCGTTTCGGGGAGGTGCTGAAGAACCGCGAATCCGTGCTGGTCGTCACCCGGGCCGCGACGTTCGTGCTGAACGCCGCCTGCCTGTTGCTGGCGGCCGGCGGGCTGGGCCTGCCGCTGCCGGGGCACGCCGACGAAGCCGTCTGGCGCCGGTGGGAGACCTGGGCGGAGTGGGCCGCGTTCACCGCGATCGCCGTGCTGCTGCTCAGCGTGCTGCCCTGGACCGTGGCCCGGGTCACCTCCGAGGCCCTACTGGCTCGCGCCTGGCCGCTGGCCAGCGTGCTGGCGAAGCCCTTCGCCCCCTTCGTGGCGCTCTCCAACTACCTGGACCGCACCATGCACCGGCTCGCCGGCCGGGCCGACCCGGACCGCGACGACGCCAGCGTGCTGAACGACGAACTCAAGAGCGTTGTGGACGAGGGCGAGCGCGAGGGCCTGCTGGAGATCGACGCCGGCCGCATGATCCGTCAGGTGATCGAACTGCACGACGAGGACGTCGCCGCGGTGATGACCCCCCGCACCGCGATGGACACCGTCCCGGCGACCGCCACGCTGGAGGAGGCCCGCGAACTCTTCATGGCCCGCGGTCACAGCCGCCTGCCGGTCCACGGGGAGAGTTTGGACGACATCCGCGGCGTGCTCTACGCCAAGGACCTGCTCGCCTCGCTGGGCGCCTCGCGGGCCGGGGACGGCCCGGTCCCCAGCGTGGCGGAACTGGCCCGGGAGCCGCTGTTCGTCCCCGACGCCACCAAGCTCGACACCCTGCTGAGCCGGATGAAGACGGAGCAGACGCACCTCGCGTTGGTCGTCGACGAATACGGCGGGGTCGCGGGGCTCGTCACGATGGAAGACCTGCTGGAGGAGATCGTCGGCGAGATCGTCGACGAACACGACCCGATCACCGAGGCCGAGACCGGCATCCGCCGCCTCTCCGCCCCGTTGCCGGAAGGGGACGGCGATCCCCGCGACCGCCGCAGCCGTCTGCGGGCGGCGAAGGTCAACGGCACGCCGCTGCCCCGCTCCTTCGAGGTCGAGGGCTGGGTCCGCACCGACGACTTCAACGAGACGGCCGGCTTCTCCCTGCCGGAAGACGGCGACTTCGACACCCTCGGCGGGTTCGTCCTCAGCGAGCTGACCCGCGTCCCCAACGCCGGCGAAACCTTCGACTGGAAGGGCGTCCGCGTGACCGTGCTGGAGGCCGACAACCGCAAGGTGGACCTGGTGCGGGTGGAGGACGCCCCGCCGGAGTCGTAG
- the ybeY gene encoding rRNA maturation RNase YbeY, which produces MGGPGDDAGHGPALGDGDELAGETLLAVEVDETVPHADRLAAAAVAALKVGGAVAAQLELAVVHDAEMHALNVRWLKHDYTTDVLSFPLGGAGTPGDPLSGQVIVNPDYAFREAAGHAWPPHELSADLRELMLYVAHGTLHVCGFDDQTDAQLSEMRAAEAAALAACDVAVPPGHGSPGGDGGSGVSEGQRSG; this is translated from the coding sequence ATGGGCGGCCCGGGAGATGACGCCGGTCACGGCCCGGCGCTCGGCGACGGGGACGAACTGGCCGGGGAGACGCTGTTGGCGGTGGAGGTGGACGAGACCGTCCCGCACGCCGACCGCCTCGCCGCCGCGGCGGTCGCGGCGCTGAAGGTCGGGGGGGCGGTCGCGGCCCAGCTGGAACTGGCCGTGGTGCACGACGCGGAGATGCACGCGCTCAACGTCCGCTGGCTGAAGCACGATTACACGACCGATGTGCTGAGCTTCCCCCTCGGCGGGGCGGGCACGCCGGGCGATCCGCTGTCGGGGCAGGTGATCGTCAATCCGGACTACGCCTTTCGGGAGGCCGCCGGACACGCCTGGCCGCCGCATGAATTGTCCGCGGACCTGCGAGAGCTGATGTTGTACGTGGCCCACGGCACGCTGCACGTCTGCGGGTTCGACGATCAGACCGACGCGCAGCTCTCCGAAATGCGCGCCGCCGAGGCTGCCGCGCTGGCCGCCTGCGACGTCGCCGTCCCTCCCGGTCACGGTTCTCCCGGCGGCGATGGGGGTTCGGGCGTATCCGAGGGGCAACGCTCCGGCTAG
- a CDS encoding HD family phosphohydrolase codes for MAATACVAVVVAVQGWEPTQQTRLGDFAGDGIAARVPFSVEDIIQTDSLRQTARAAVPPIFRNDPAKLAGLDALFGRQLKTLASSESWEQVPAPARAAFGLAVAETGAGREAAETAARNQFQTFRSVLLGRAAEGGDDRAAAPERIEALTQELRPLLEALGQIGTLNDEALRTNDLTDDSYILALDPEEPTPPPETLAEAAVTAETHTIDWLLTKSESLDVAWNAAPGLSALRAPVERWLIRSVPASLSADAAATEQAKLAAEQNVRPAVTTFVRGHILVGPGEVIDGDAANLLAEEHDALVALGGPDAQLARAAVVAGVLAVIAGLIGAFIKRNEPRLIADPGRLASYLTLIVVAVALGRWLSFDPWRAEAVPVLACAMTFAVAYNQWLAGLTGLAVSAIVVFSTTANLGHLLVLGSAAAAAVLPLSRVPSRSTVIGVGFFAAAVYLTVSLCVGLIERQPLIAGLPGAWEVTQPVLMNGLRGAGWCLLAGYFVAGSLPFIERSFGVVTDISLLEMSDVSHPLLQDLVRRAPGTYNHSIAMATIGETAADAIGANGLLLRVAAYYHDVGKMLKPHYFIENQTAEDRGRHDELAPAMSTLIIIGHVRDGVDLARQHGLPQRIVDFIEQHHGTTLVKYFYHEAGKRAEAEPGHEGDAEESAFRYPGPKPQTREAGVMMLADAVESATRSLSEPTPGRIENLVKSITLDRLLDGQFDESSLTLREIRIVEDSLVKSLIGMHHGRIKYPDQKD; via the coding sequence ATGGCGGCGACGGCCTGCGTCGCGGTCGTCGTCGCGGTGCAGGGCTGGGAGCCCACGCAGCAGACCCGGCTGGGCGACTTCGCCGGCGACGGCATCGCCGCTCGGGTGCCGTTCAGCGTGGAGGACATCATCCAGACGGACAGCCTCCGGCAGACCGCCCGGGCCGCGGTCCCGCCGATCTTCCGCAATGATCCCGCGAAGCTGGCGGGCCTGGACGCGCTGTTCGGCCGGCAGCTCAAGACGCTGGCCTCCTCGGAAAGCTGGGAGCAGGTCCCGGCGCCGGCCCGGGCCGCGTTCGGCCTGGCGGTGGCGGAAACCGGCGCCGGCCGCGAGGCCGCCGAGACCGCCGCCCGCAACCAGTTCCAGACCTTCCGCAGCGTGCTGCTGGGGCGGGCCGCCGAGGGCGGCGACGATCGGGCCGCGGCCCCGGAGCGGATCGAGGCCCTCACCCAGGAACTCCGCCCCCTGCTGGAGGCGCTGGGGCAGATCGGCACCCTGAATGACGAGGCCCTGCGGACGAACGACCTCACGGACGATTCCTACATCCTCGCATTGGATCCCGAGGAGCCGACGCCCCCGCCGGAGACGCTCGCGGAGGCGGCGGTCACCGCGGAAACGCACACGATCGACTGGCTGCTGACGAAATCGGAAAGCTTGGACGTCGCCTGGAACGCCGCCCCGGGGCTCTCCGCGCTGCGGGCGCCGGTGGAGCGGTGGCTGATCCGCTCGGTGCCTGCCTCGCTGTCGGCGGACGCCGCGGCGACGGAGCAGGCGAAGCTCGCCGCGGAGCAAAACGTGCGACCGGCCGTCACGACGTTTGTGCGGGGCCACATTCTGGTGGGCCCCGGCGAGGTGATCGACGGCGACGCGGCCAATCTGCTGGCCGAGGAGCACGACGCCCTGGTGGCGCTGGGCGGTCCGGACGCCCAGCTGGCCCGGGCGGCGGTCGTCGCCGGCGTGCTGGCGGTGATCGCGGGGCTGATCGGCGCGTTCATCAAACGGAACGAGCCGCGATTGATCGCCGATCCGGGCCGGCTGGCGTCGTACCTCACGCTGATCGTCGTCGCGGTGGCCCTGGGCCGCTGGCTGTCCTTCGATCCGTGGCGGGCGGAGGCGGTGCCCGTGCTGGCCTGCGCGATGACCTTCGCGGTCGCCTACAACCAGTGGCTCGCCGGGCTGACGGGACTGGCCGTCAGCGCGATCGTCGTGTTCAGCACGACGGCGAACCTCGGACATCTGTTGGTGCTGGGCAGCGCGGCGGCGGCGGCGGTGCTGCCGCTTTCCCGCGTGCCCAGCCGCTCCACGGTGATCGGCGTGGGCTTCTTCGCCGCGGCCGTCTACCTCACGGTCAGCCTGTGCGTCGGCCTGATCGAGCGGCAGCCGCTCATCGCGGGCCTGCCGGGCGCCTGGGAAGTCACCCAGCCCGTGCTGATGAACGGCCTCCGCGGGGCCGGCTGGTGCCTGCTGGCCGGGTACTTCGTCGCCGGCTCGCTGCCGTTCATCGAACGCAGCTTTGGGGTGGTCACGGACATTTCCCTGCTGGAGATGAGCGACGTCTCCCACCCGCTGTTGCAGGACCTCGTGCGGCGGGCGCCGGGCACCTACAACCACAGCATCGCCATGGCCACGATCGGCGAGACCGCCGCCGACGCCATCGGCGCCAACGGCCTGCTGCTCCGCGTCGCGGCCTACTACCACGACGTGGGCAAGATGCTCAAACCGCACTACTTCATCGAGAACCAGACCGCCGAGGACCGCGGCCGGCACGACGAACTCGCCCCGGCGATGAGCACCCTGATCATCATCGGTCACGTCCGGGACGGCGTGGACCTCGCCCGGCAACACGGCCTGCCGCAGCGGATCGTGGACTTCATCGAACAGCACCACGGCACGACGCTGGTCAAGTACTTCTATCACGAGGCCGGCAAGCGGGCCGAAGCCGAACCGGGCCACGAGGGCGACGCCGAGGAAAGCGCCTTCCGCTACCCCGGCCCCAAGCCGCAGACCCGCGAGGCCGGCGTGATGATGCTGGCCGACGCCGTCGAGAGCGCCACCCGCAGTCTCTCCGAACCGACCCCCGGCCGCATCGAGAACCTGGTGAAGTCCATCACCCTGGACCGCCTGCTGGACGGGCAGTTCGACGAGAGTTCTCTCACGCTGCGGGAAATCCGCATCGTTGAGGACTCGCTGGTGAAAAGCCTGATCGGCATGCACCACGGCCGCATCAAATACCCGGACCAGAAGGACTGA
- a CDS encoding PhoH family protein, producing MSEAVLRFPDPDQVRVVFGHRDRHLRKVRDELGLSAVLRGEELRLRGDREQVRHGKAVFEELARLARRGGRVETADVSRALAGEFSRPFDPVEDGPNREFSSISPSLGESRPSPLGGASPAASAPPNGDGEAVGVNGVSLYEKSREVKPRSPGQATYIEAIREKDLVFCTGPAGCGKTYLAVAMAIHALRTDRVRKIVLARPAVEAGEKLGFLPGDMLAKVNPYLRPLLDALNDMLDYEQVRRYMAKDMIEVVPLAFMRGRTLNSTFMILDEAQNTTVTQMKMFLTRMGEESKIVVTGDVTQLDLPDDVPSGLKDAVGRLSHVEGVGVANLGRADIVRHRLVRDIVQAYDEERKD from the coding sequence GTGTCCGAAGCCGTCCTGCGGTTCCCCGACCCGGATCAGGTTCGCGTGGTGTTCGGCCACCGCGACCGTCACCTGCGCAAGGTGCGCGACGAACTCGGTCTCTCCGCGGTCTTGCGCGGCGAAGAACTGCGGTTGCGCGGCGACCGGGAACAGGTCCGCCACGGCAAAGCGGTGTTCGAGGAACTGGCCCGGCTGGCCCGCCGCGGCGGCCGCGTGGAGACCGCCGACGTCTCCCGCGCCCTCGCCGGTGAGTTCTCCCGCCCCTTCGACCCGGTGGAGGACGGCCCGAACCGCGAGTTCAGTTCAATCTCCCCCTCCCTCGGGGAAAGCCGGCCGTCGCCCTTGGGCGGCGCGTCCCCCGCAGCGAGCGCGCCGCCCAACGGCGACGGCGAAGCGGTGGGGGTCAACGGCGTCTCCCTGTACGAAAAGAGCCGGGAGGTCAAACCCCGCAGCCCGGGGCAGGCGACCTACATCGAGGCGATCCGCGAGAAGGACCTCGTGTTCTGCACCGGCCCGGCCGGCTGCGGGAAGACCTACCTCGCCGTGGCGATGGCGATCCACGCCCTGCGGACCGACCGCGTTCGCAAGATCGTGCTCGCCCGCCCCGCGGTGGAGGCCGGCGAGAAGCTCGGCTTCCTGCCCGGGGACATGCTCGCCAAGGTGAACCCGTATCTCCGACCGCTGCTGGACGCCCTCAACGACATGCTCGATTACGAGCAGGTCCGCCGGTACATGGCGAAGGACATGATCGAGGTCGTCCCGCTGGCCTTCATGCGGGGGCGGACGCTGAACAGCACGTTCATGATTCTGGACGAAGCCCAGAACACGACCGTGACTCAGATGAAGATGTTCCTCACCCGCATGGGCGAGGAGTCAAAGATCGTCGTGACCGGCGACGTGACGCAGCTCGACCTGCCGGACGACGTGCCCAGCGGCCTGAAGGACGCCGTCGGCCGCCTGTCCCACGTCGAGGGCGTGGGCGTGGCGAACCTCGGCCGGGCGGACATCGTGCGGCACAGGCTCGTCCGCGACATCGTGCAGGCCTACGACGAGGAACGGAAGGACTGA
- the glgB gene encoding 1,4-alpha-glucan branching protein GlgB, protein MALYDHLGAHPEDRDGVAGTRFAVWAPNADSVSVICDGNGWTPDSDELWGSSSGVWEGFIPGFGRGDRYKFAIRTRTGELLEKSDPFAFHAEHPPATASVCWDLSRHRWEDAAWIDHRRDTDWLKAPVSVYEVHLGSWRRPSDGRRYFSYHELAEALCNHAEQYGFTHLELMPITEFPFDGSWGYQATGYFAPTSRFGTPDDFMHFVDVCHGRGIGVIVDWVPAHFPTDSHSLARFDGTCLYEHADPRQGYHPDWNTLIFNYGRDEVRRFLTASARFWIEKYHVDGLRVDAVASMLYLDYSRKAGEWVPNKYGGRENLEAIDFLKELNVELHRDFPGVMTIAEESTSWGGVSHPTYNGGLGFSFKWDMGWMNDTLRYFEREPLYRSYHQGELTFRSVYQFSENYMLPLSHDEVVHGKGSLLEKMPGDVWQKFANLRLLYAHQWLNPGKKLIFMGCELAQWTEWNHDAQLDWALEGQPYHDGVRRFLGDLNRLYRTRPALHATDCDQRGYQWVSGDDAARSVVAFLRKTADGSAQLLCAFNFTPVPRPDYRLGVPVAGYYKEVLNSDAGIYEGGNVGNQGGVYSEEIPSHGFKHSVQISLPPLGAVVFDALTGQAVPPRPKTIDAKASITNETKRR, encoded by the coding sequence ATGGCCCTGTACGATCACCTCGGCGCCCACCCCGAGGACCGCGACGGGGTCGCCGGTACGCGCTTCGCCGTCTGGGCGCCGAACGCGGATTCCGTCAGCGTGATCTGCGACGGCAACGGCTGGACCCCGGACTCCGACGAACTGTGGGGCAGTTCCAGCGGCGTGTGGGAAGGCTTCATCCCGGGCTTCGGCCGCGGGGACCGCTACAAGTTCGCCATTCGCACGCGCACGGGCGAACTGCTGGAGAAAAGCGACCCGTTCGCCTTCCACGCCGAGCACCCCCCGGCGACGGCGAGCGTCTGCTGGGACCTCTCCCGCCACCGCTGGGAAGACGCCGCCTGGATCGACCACCGCCGCGACACCGACTGGCTCAAGGCGCCGGTCAGCGTCTACGAGGTGCATCTGGGCAGCTGGCGGCGGCCGTCCGACGGGCGGCGGTATTTCAGCTATCACGAACTCGCCGAGGCCCTCTGCAATCACGCGGAGCAGTACGGGTTCACCCACCTGGAGCTGATGCCGATCACGGAGTTCCCGTTCGACGGCTCCTGGGGCTATCAGGCGACCGGCTACTTCGCCCCGACGAGCCGCTTCGGCACGCCGGACGACTTCATGCACTTCGTGGACGTATGCCACGGCCGCGGGATCGGGGTGATCGTGGACTGGGTGCCGGCCCACTTCCCGACCGACTCCCACAGCCTCGCCCGGTTCGACGGCACCTGCCTGTACGAGCACGCCGACCCCCGTCAGGGCTATCACCCGGACTGGAACACGCTGATCTTCAATTACGGCCGGGACGAGGTGCGGCGGTTCCTCACCGCCAGCGCCCGGTTCTGGATCGAGAAGTACCACGTCGACGGCCTGCGGGTCGACGCGGTCGCCTCCATGCTGTACCTCGATTACAGCCGCAAAGCCGGCGAGTGGGTGCCGAATAAATACGGCGGCCGCGAGAATCTGGAAGCGATCGACTTCCTCAAGGAATTGAACGTCGAACTGCACCGCGACTTCCCCGGCGTGATGACGATCGCCGAGGAGAGCACCAGCTGGGGCGGCGTGAGCCATCCGACCTACAACGGCGGGCTCGGGTTCAGCTTCAAATGGGATATGGGGTGGATGAACGACACCCTCCGCTACTTCGAGCGGGAACCGCTGTATCGCAGCTATCATCAGGGCGAGCTGACGTTCCGCAGCGTCTATCAATTCAGCGAGAACTACATGCTCCCGCTGTCGCACGACGAGGTCGTGCACGGCAAGGGCTCCCTGCTGGAGAAGATGCCTGGGGACGTCTGGCAGAAGTTCGCCAACCTGCGGTTGCTCTACGCCCACCAGTGGCTCAACCCCGGCAAGAAGCTGATCTTCATGGGCTGCGAGCTGGCCCAGTGGACCGAGTGGAACCACGACGCCCAACTCGACTGGGCGCTGGAGGGCCAGCCCTATCACGACGGCGTGCGGCGGTTCCTCGGCGACCTGAACCGCCTCTATCGCACCCGCCCCGCCCTGCACGCTACGGACTGCGATCAACGCGGCTACCAGTGGGTCAGCGGGGACGACGCCGCCCGCAGCGTGGTGGCGTTCCTCCGCAAGACCGCGGACGGCTCCGCCCAACTGCTCTGCGCGTTTAACTTCACCCCGGTCCCCCGCCCCGACTACCGCCTCGGCGTGCCCGTCGCGGGGTACTACAAGGAGGTGTTGAACAGCGACGCCGGCATCTACGAGGGCGGCAACGTCGGCAACCAGGGGGGCGTCTACAGCGAGGAAATCCCCTCCCACGGCTTCAAGCACAGCGTGCAGATCAGTCTGCCGCCGCTGGGGGCGGTCGTATTCGACGCCCTCACCGGGCAGGCCGTGCCGCCGCGGCCCAAGACGATCGACGCCAAGGCGTCGATCACCAACGAGACGAAGCGGCGCTGA
- a CDS encoding LysM peptidoglycan-binding domain-containing protein gives MNRDLRIGLSLSLLALGVAGAFCFRADPAAVDPAVAGLESDPDETNALPLAPPPPPVRLGPPPAPPTVAARPVGPPPLPVPAVGPPPAVVTPRAEPVLQAFADPLPPFPEPFDDPPEEPAPAAPQTYTVAPGDTLTDIAERTLGSHRKYHTLYEANRDVLEHPDALRVGMTLRIPDGKTL, from the coding sequence GTGAATCGGGACCTCCGCATCGGGCTGTCGCTCTCCCTGCTGGCGCTGGGCGTCGCGGGGGCGTTTTGCTTCCGGGCGGACCCGGCCGCCGTCGACCCGGCCGTCGCCGGACTTGAGTCAGACCCGGACGAGACGAACGCCCTGCCTCTCGCCCCGCCGCCGCCGCCCGTGCGGCTGGGCCCCCCGCCCGCTCCGCCGACGGTCGCGGCGAGGCCTGTCGGTCCGCCGCCGCTGCCGGTGCCCGCCGTCGGCCCTCCGCCGGCCGTCGTGACGCCGCGTGCGGAGCCCGTCCTGCAGGCCTTCGCGGACCCGCTCCCCCCGTTCCCGGAGCCCTTCGATGATCCTCCCGAGGAGCCGGCGCCCGCCGCCCCGCAGACCTACACCGTGGCCCCCGGCGACACCCTCACCGACATCGCCGAGCGAACGCTCGGCAGCCACCGCAAGTACCACACGCTCTACGAGGCGAACCGCGACGTGCTGGAGCACCCGGACGCGCTGCGCGTCGGCATGACGCTACGGATCCCCGACGGGAAGACGCTCTGA
- the xerC gene encoding tyrosine recombinase XerC, which translates to MHESIDLFLRHLRVEKQSSEHTVKGYSEDFDSLLEFLEDACTTLPARSAAHPRDLTVAVLREYLAYLHACGYAKTTVARRLACLRSYFRFLQRRGEVASNPAKVLRTPRTGRKLPHFLSVEQAAILLETPDPDTKDGKRDRAMLETLYSAGLRVAELAGLNVDDWDRDADVLRVRGKGKKERVSPIGAHASRALEAWLAVRRPAEKATAEDRAAMFLNRFGNRLTTRSVARMLDKHILTAGLDGKTSPHTLRHSFATHLLDGGADLRSVQELLGHANLTTTQIYTHVSTTRLKETYDAAHPHASPRGA; encoded by the coding sequence ATGCACGAGTCGATCGACCTGTTCCTCCGGCACCTGCGGGTCGAAAAGCAAAGCTCCGAGCACACGGTGAAGGGGTACAGCGAGGACTTCGACAGCCTGCTGGAGTTCCTCGAGGACGCCTGCACCACGCTGCCGGCCCGCTCGGCGGCTCACCCGCGGGACCTGACGGTCGCCGTGCTGCGGGAGTACCTCGCCTACCTGCACGCCTGCGGCTACGCGAAAACCACCGTCGCCCGCCGGCTGGCCTGCCTGCGGAGCTATTTCCGGTTCCTCCAGCGTCGCGGGGAGGTGGCGAGCAACCCGGCGAAGGTCCTCCGCACCCCCCGGACCGGCCGCAAGCTGCCGCACTTCCTCTCGGTCGAGCAGGCCGCGATCCTGCTGGAAACGCCGGACCCAGACACGAAAGACGGCAAGCGGGATCGGGCGATGCTGGAAACGTTGTACTCCGCCGGCCTGCGTGTGGCGGAACTGGCCGGGTTGAACGTCGACGACTGGGACCGCGACGCCGACGTGCTGCGGGTCCGAGGGAAGGGCAAGAAGGAGCGGGTCAGCCCGATCGGCGCCCACGCCAGCCGGGCCCTGGAGGCGTGGCTGGCCGTCCGCAGACCGGCGGAGAAGGCGACGGCGGAGGACCGGGCCGCGATGTTCCTCAACCGCTTCGGCAACCGTCTGACGACCCGCAGCGTCGCCCGGATGCTCGACAAACACATCCTGACCGCCGGCTTGGACGGCAAAACCAGCCCGCACACGTTGCGGCACAGCTTCGCCACGCACCTGCTCGACGGCGGGGCGGACCTGCGGAGCGTTCAGGAACTACTCGGCCACGCCAACCTGACCACCACGCAGATCTACACGCACGTCTCCACGACCCGCCTCAAGGAGACCTACGACGCCGCCCACCCGCACGCTTCACCACGCGGCGCCTAA